In Coraliomargarita sinensis, the genomic stretch CGGGCCAGAAACGCGGTGAGGAAGCGGGCGGCGGTGCCGGCGTTGCCCACATGGAGTTCCGCCTTTTCCGCCGGGAGATTACCGTCCTCGCTGCCAACTGTAATCTCAGCGTTGGCTTCGTCGGCGCTGACGGAGTAGCCAAGTGCCTGCAAGGCAGTAAGCATGATGCGGGTGTCACGGCTGAAAAGTGCACCTTTGAGCGTGGTCTCACCCTGAGCCAAAGCGGCCAGAATCAGGGCCCGGTTGGTGATGCTTTTCGAGCCGGGCAGCTGAATGCGTGAGCCCAATGGTTTCGTGATCGGGGTGATGTGGAGTGGGTCTTGCATGGAATGAGTAATGATTAATCTTGAATGATTAATGAGTGATGCCTGGACATGAGTCGCCCGGTCGACAGCTAGGAAGAGAGCGAATCGCGGTAGTGCTTTCCTCGCTCCAGACGTTGATTCAGCGTCGCTGCATCTTCGTTGGTCAGGGCCGACTTGACCTGGTGAAGCTCCTCTTCCATGCCACTTATGGCGCGGATGACTTCCTCACGATTGCTTTCCAGGATCTGCCGCCAAAGGCCCGGATCGCCGGAAGCAATGCGGGTGGTGTCGCGCAGCCCGCCACCCGCCAGAGCCTTCCAGGTGGGATCTTTGCTGGCTAGAAAACTACACAGGGCCGAACTGAGCAGGTGCGGCAAGTGACTGATATGGGCGACGATTTCATCGTGATGCTCCGGCGATGCATGTGTTACTTGCATGCCGAGGGATTCCCAGAAAGTGCTAATTTGCCGCACTTTCCCGGAGGGTGCGTCTTCCAGGGGTGTGACGATGCAGGCCGCCGCATCAAACAAGTTCCCACGGGCATGAGCCAACCCGGTCTGCTCGGATCCGGCCATCGGGTGGGAGCCGATGAACGTCGCGCCATTCAAGTCAACCCCCATGGCGTCCCGGCAGATCCGGCTTTTCGTGCTACCGACGTCGGTAACTAATGCCTCGGGTGCCAAGTCCTCCGCGATCTTTGAGAGCAGAGGGACGATGGTTTGTACGGGCGTGCAAATGATGACGAGCTGGCTCCCGCGGCAAGCGGCTTCGGGGGTGTCGAAGACTTCGTCGCACCAGGATTGGGCCTGACAGTTGCCCCGGGTCTCCGCGCGTCTCGACCAACTGACGATTCTATTCGTCAGGCCACGCTCGCTCGCAGCGATGCCGATAGAAGCCCCTAGCAGACCGGGGCCCAGTATGGTAATCTGATCGAACATTTTCTTTATTCTCTTTTCTTAAGTTACTTGGATGCAGAGGTTCACTTGCATTTCGCCTTTAGCCTTGCGGCGTGGATGGTCGCAGGTCATTTAGGCAGACCAATTTTTCAGTGCCAGTCCCAATTTTAAAATGGCAATATTTAAAAAGAAACATCGCCCACGCCTTCCCCACGAGAGCAGCCCATTCAAAAAGTTCCTCCTGACTTTTCTCGTATTCGCTCTGGCCGTCTTGGTGCTCGGCGGCGCTTGGTTCTTATCCAAGATGGGGCCGCGTGACGTTGATTATCGTGAAATCGCCCAGACGGAGGAAGTGCCCGAGGATCTTCTGGCGCTTAAAGAAGAAAGTATCGAACTGGAGGCCAAGTTTGAAGAGTTCATGGCCTTGAGAGAGGCGGAACCTCAGGATATCGAACTGATTCGAAAGGCGCGCGATCTACAAAAGGCTTATTTGGAAGGTGTTGGAGGTGTCGATGCAGATGCCGCCAGGCGATTAAGGGATTTGACCGTGCGTTACGAGAACCTCGCCGCGGCGGATTTGCAGGAGCGGAGTGTACAATTGGAGACTGAAGCGGAGAGCCTGGCTCAGGAAAAAAACTATGAAGCCGCCCGTACGAAATATCGTGAAGCTTATGCCCTGCAGGATAAGATTAATCAGGACTTTCCTCAGAGTAATGCCTATAATGTCGGTCGCGCGACCGCGCTCGAGCGCCAAGCCAGCTACTTGACCGCAGAGCCGTTGCTGCAAAACAGCCTGAAGCTGGAATCCGAAGCGGAGGAGTTTATCGCCGAGGAGAACTGGGAGCAGGCCGAAGAGAAGCTGGCCCGGGCCATTGCGATACAGGATCAACTTAACCGTGAATTTCGGGGCACGAATCAAGCAAGTGTCGCCCGTTTGGAGCGTCTGCGGGTCAAGCTTGTCGGGATCCGGTCCGGGCAAAGCCATGTGGAGATTGAAAAATTAGCTGCACTCGGCGACCTTCGGAAATCGGAGGGTAAAAACCTTGAAGCGGCCAAGCTCTACCTTGAAGCTGCCCGCCTGCAGCGTCGACTGAATGAAGCGTTCCGCGACAGTCCATACGCGTCCTCCGAACTCGTGGCGGAATATCAGCGCAAGGCCGAGACCGCCCAGAGTTTCAAGCTTGGTCGGGCGGTTGAAAGAAATCACAATCGCCTGAAAGATTTGCTCAGCAAACGGCAGACCTTTGAAGCTACGGAGGTGATTGTGGAACTGCGTCAGGATATTCAGCAAATGAGGGAGGCCTATCCCCGTAGCTCATTGAATGATGAGGAACTTGAGCTCAAGGTCCGCTATCTGAATTTGGTGCAGAGTGATTTGGGCTTTATTCAGGATCGAGTGTATCAGGCCCTGCTGCCCATCCCGGAGGAAGATGAATGGCGTATCCTTAAAACCGAAGTGCCACAGGCCCTTTTTTCCATGATTATGGGTACGAATCCCAGCCGGAATCGGGGTGATGTCAAGCCGGTCGACTCCGTCAGCTGGATCGAGGCCAAGCAGTTTTGTGAGCGACTCTCATGGATCATGGGGAAACCGGTGCGCCTGCCGACAGAAAACGAGTTTCGCGCCGCGCTGGGGCGCCTTCGCTATGTCGTGCTCGAGGAACATGTCTGGAGCCTGTCAAATTCAAACAGCACCAGTCAGCCCATAGGAACAAAAGAACCGTTCGCAAGTGGGTGTCACGATTTGCTGGGGAATGTCAGTGAATGGCTCGAGTCGGTGGACCGCTTTGAGACGGAGGACGCCCGTCATATCGGAGGACACGCTTTGGATCGCCTCGAAACCATTTTTACTGTGCCGATTCGTGAGGCGCCCCGCGAGGAGCGAAACCGGATGACCGGCTTTCGTGTCGTCATGCAGGTCAAATAGAAGCCCGAAGATAAGTTCTGGTTGCCAATCTACGAGAACGTCCCAAACTACTGAGTTATGAAATCGTTAGACGCTGGCCATGCTGAGCACAAGGCCCGGAATGCCAAGCGGGTGATTGTCTGGGTCATGCTCTTCCTGATTTTACTTCCTTTCGTCCTAATCTGGTTGACTGATGCGGTTAGTTTTTAAGGCCCTTTCGCTATGAAAAAGACACTCTATATCTTGAGAGCTTTCTTTCTTATCGTTAGCCTGCTTGCCTGCATTCTACTTCATTACGTCGTCGAAGACTGGAATTTATTCTTAGTAATTTCCGTCGGCATGAGTATCTCGGTGCTGGTTATTTTGATCGACCTGTTACTTGAGGGGTTTTCGTTGAGAGGGCTCTCCGCCATAACTTTTGGCCTGGCGATTGGTGCACTCATCGCATTTCTGCTTTCGGAATCACCTCTTTTCGAACCACTTGAGGAGGATCAGGATTTGGCGGAAACTCTTTTTCTATCGCGACTGGCCCTTTACGTGATCAGTATGTACCTAGCGACGGTGATCGCGCTTCGGGGCAAGGACGAGTTCAATCTGGTGATCCCCTACGTCCGCTTCAGTTCAGAGAATGTCGAGACCCCGCTGGCGGTGGTGGATACCAGTGCGCTAATTGATGGCCGCATCGCGGCAATCTGTGAAAGCCGCTGGTTTGGGTTTGCCCTGCTGATCCCGCGATTCGTTCTGGATGAACTGCAATCGGTTGCAGATTCCAATGATCCTACCCGTAAAGAAAAGGGGCGTAAGGGGCTTGATGTTCTCAACCGGTTACGGAATATGAAGCATCTCGATCTGAGAATATACGAGAGCGATGTTCCCGACAGGAAAGCGGTGGATTCAAAGCTGGTCTATTTGGCCGATACTTTAAAAGGAAAATTGCTGACGACAGACTACAATCTGGCGAAGTTGGCGGAGTTCCATCATGTGGACTGGTTGAATATCACCGATTTGGTCAAGGCAGTGAACCAGGAAGTTTCGATCGGGTCACGTCTCAGTGTCGAACTCGTGCGTGCGGGCAAGGATGCCAATCAAGCCGTCGGCTATCTGCCGGACGGCTCGATGTTGGTGGTGAACGACGCTAAAAGCCATATTGGGAAAGAGGTGAGGGTCGAAGTTGACTCTGTGGTGCCGTCCTCGGGCGGAAAAATGGTATTTGCCAGCCTGAAATCCCAAATCTAGGCGGCCAGGCGAAATATTAAAAAATTTGTTAAAGCCTTGGTAACCAAAGAATTTGCTTGGAATTTTTGTTCTACGTGGTTGTTATGTGCGACGCTTGGGGTATTGCCCCCAGTGTTTATAAATACAATAATAACATAAAAAAGGAATATCATCATGAATAATAAATCCAAAAAGGGTTTCACCCTCGTTGAAATTATGATCGTGGTCGTTATCATCGGCCTTCTTGCTGCGATGGCTATCCCAGCCTTCCAAAAGGTTCGTGAAACATCACAGAAAAAGACTATGGTTAACAACCTTCGCCAGCTTGCTTCCGGTGCGGACCAGTACTTCCTCGAGAATGGTGTCACCACAGTATCGAGTGCTTCGCTTGTCGGTTCTGACCAGTACGTAAAGTCTGTCGATCAAGTTGCTGACGAAACATATACAGGTACTATTACGACGGATCTCACACAGCTTGAAGCTACCGGCACTGACGTGAGCGCCACAATTAGTTTCTAATTGCATCACGAGATAGTTCTTATCTTTATCAAGCCACCTGTTTAATCAGGTGGCTTTTTTTATGCTTCAATGGGATTTCGCGCAAAGTTAAGTGCTCAGGTTTTCTCAGCTATCCTTGCGATCTATCTGGGGTTTTTTGCTTTTGAGCCATCGGCTGCAATTCAGGTCATCAAGCATTCCGGTTACTGGGTGTTGCTGGCTACAACACTACTCGGAGTCCATGCGGGCTATCGTGTTTACCGGGAATCTCGCTTCCGGGTTGGGCTGAATTCAGTTCGGAGGCAAACTGTCCCACTGCTCGTTATCATCGGTTTGAGTCTGATGTCCTATTTACTGCAGGACGATGCTTATAAGGTCGTCCTGGATGAACCGGTATTGGCGGTGACAGCGTTACAGATGCATCATGAAAAAGAGGCGATGACGGCCACTCGCGGGTATCATATTGGAGGGACATTCAACTTGTTGGGAGGCTATGTCGGTAAGAGACCATACTTTTTCTCATTTGTTGTCAGTCTTTTGCACGACCTCACGGGCTATAGAGCCAATCAGACTATCGTTTTAAATCATTTGCTAACGCCTGTTTTTCTAGGGCTGCTGTATTTGATCAGCCACCGTTTCGCCGGCCGACGGGGAGGGTACCTCGCACTTGCGCTAAGCATGACTGTCCCTTTGATCGCAATCAACGTAAACGGTGGAGGATTCGATTTACTCAACGCCGTCATGATTCTGGCGACACTCTATGTGAGCATGCTTTACTTGCAGCGTCCCACAGAGGCCCGCTTTGATTTAATGATTATTCTGGCGGTTCTGCTCGCTCAGACGCGCTATGAATCAGGATCTTATGTTTTAGCGATCGCCGGTATTATTTTCCTATCGTGGATGAGACAGCGCCGCATGCAACTCAGTTGGGTCTCAGTCCTTGTTCCACTACTGCTGGTCTGCGTTCCGCTGCAGCAGACGGTTTTTGATCAATATCCGGACTTATGGCAGATCAAAAACAATGCGGAGGCACCATTTACCCTTTCTATTATACCGGAGAACCTTAGCCAGTCGCTTAACTTTTTTTTCACTTTGTTGCCTATCCAGCCGGGCAGTCCTCTTCTCAGCATCTTCTTTTGTGCCGCACTGTTACTTGCGCCCGTTTTGACGATTATGGGGCGGGTTAAAAGCTTTCTCTCTCTAAACGATGCACCTGCAGTGCTATGGTTCTCTTTTCTGATCGTTTTCAATTTCTTTCTATTGATGGCCTATCACTGGGGGCAGATCGACGATATTGTCGCCACACGACTCGTCCTTCCTTTTATCGCTTTTCAAATCATATTTGTTGTCCTGACCATTCACATTATTCCATGGCGCAATATAATATACTCAGTTTGTATTACCGCAGTTGCCGTGTTCTTTGTTCTGGTGACTCGGCCGGAAAATGCACGAACGGATTACCTCGTGCGTCTGGCCGCGCAACGCAACGTTGAATGGGTAGTTGAAAAGGTAAGGGAGAGGAAAGGGCAAGGCGTACTATTTATAACGGATAAACTCCCTGCGGCTCTTGCGGAACAGGAATCCTGTCTGCCACAAATTTTAGCAGCGAAAGCAAAGAGGCAGATCGATCTTCACATGCAGTTAAGGACTTTTTCAGAAGTAATTGTTTTTTACAGGTTGGTGGAGTCCGAATTGGGCCGGGGGGACTGGAAAGTGGAAACACCCATTGAAAAGGATTTCGATATCGAGGTTTTGGAAGAAGTTAAGCTGACCGACGAGCTGTACTTACGTATGGGTCGAGTGCGGGGTGTGACTTATAGGAAGGGCGATCGGCCGGCTTATGACGAATCCGTACTTTCAGGTATAAATGACACAGCCACGGAGATGGAAGTTTTCGCCAAAACATTACCATAGAGAGAATGAAGCACCTACGCGGTACAGTTGATTTATACGCCATGATTGCGCTATTAGCGCTAGGCATCATCGGTTCCCTGTACGCGTTTTGGGGTGCGAGCCCTGAGACCGCGGTGTGGATTGTGAATAAAACCGGGTACTACTTTGCCGTAATTATTACTTTATTGTTCGGCTATTCGGTTCTTCGTATTGTGCGTTTTGAAATTCCGAAAGGGCCGCACTTGATCTACTTGTCGGGCGGAGTTCTCCTGGCTGTTTATGTTGTTTTTCTACATGGTGAACTCGGGCCAAAAATTGCAATGGACGACTACACGCTGTCTTCCACGGCGAAGAGCCTTTCCATGGAGCGAGAAGTCGAAGTGCTGACCCAGGGGCGCAACTTTAATGAGTATTTTATTCGAGTGGATAGCCATGTGGATAAGCGACCATGGCTGTACCCTTTTGCAGTATCTGTCGTACACGATTTGACTGGCTACCGGCTTATTAACGGATTTTTGGTCAATGCCGGGTTTGCCATCATACTACTGGCTTTGACTGCATTGTTTGGTTACCGAGTGGGCGGCCTGCCTGTGGGGATTTTAGGGCCGTTTCTTTGGGCCAGCTTACCCTTGCTCTCACAGAACGCAACGGGCGGAGGTTTGGATATGCTGAACCTGCTAATGCTCTTCGTCGTGATCCTCTGCGGGATTTATTACATCGAAAAGCCGGAAAGAGGGCGTCTCAACATGTTAGTACTGGGGATGGTACTTCTGAGCTACACACGTTACGAGTCTGTCTTGTTTTGGCTGCCTGTTCTGATTGTCGTGGCGATTGGATGGCTCCGGGAGAAACAGGTCATCCTGTCGTACGGCTTCTCTGCCGCACCCGCACTTTTGTTCGGATTGGCTGCCTTACTGAATCATAATTACAATAATCCCAGGTTTTGGGAGCTGCCGAATGCAGAGCTCTCCCGCTTCAGCAGTGAGTATCTAATCCCGAATTTATACGGAGCATTCTATTTCTTTCTCAATCCTGGCGATGAACTCGCAAATTCTTTTTTGCTGGGGCTCGCCGGAATCCCGTTCCTTGTGTTGTTTATTCTGCGTAGTGTAGATAAAATAAAGAAGCACCAATCAGATCGGTTCCAAGCTACTGCATTGCTGATATTCGGGATAGGAATCGTAGGGCACTTTATCTTCATCATGGCGTTCTACCATGGACAGCTCGATAATAGGATTACCTCGCGGTTTTCACTTCCGCTCTATTTGCTTTTTGTTGTTTCTATCGTCGTGGTCTTGGCGAAGCGCCCCCCCTGGCGGCCGACCTGGTGGGTGGTTTCGATCATCGTGATCGTATCCATGTTAGGTTTTACCCTTCCGAACAAGGCCAAGGGTATCTACAGCAAAAGCAACTTTGTGGTGCGGGAAACGGAGTGGTTGATGAAGCATGCCGATCGTCTGTTCAAGCCGAAGAGCCTGGTTGTAGATACCAACGCGATTATCTGGACGCTTTATGAATGGCACAGCATCAATCCTTCCGAGGCCGTTTCCAACCGGGGGCGCCTCAGCCGTGAAAGAGCGCGTCGAAAACTCCCGGAGATTTATTGGATCGAGCGTTCGCGTGCCGTTTTTGATGAAGACAAGAAAGTCACTTTTAAGCCCAACTATCACGCGGAAGGATTTGAAAAGATTTTGATAGCGGAAAAGTCCTTTTCCCCGCTGCGGATAACCCGAATTTACAGGGTGGGTACGATTGAAGGGGAGTTGAGTGAAGCGAAGGTGCCCTTTGGTAATGATACGAAGGGTCAGGATGGGGAGCAGTCGTACCAAAAAGTTACTGAAGGATTAGGTACGATCGAGTGATTTGGTATCAGCAATGATGCTTATGGACTCAATGGCAATTGCCTGTAAAAATCGTAATTATCGACAGGATCGAATGTTTGGGTTTCAGGGTAGGAATCATCGAGTTTCCCATCATGGGTATTCAGGCCAATGACCCGGCTTATCCGATACGTAAGCCTTTTAGTAATTTGGGCCTGAGCAATTGTTTCTACCTCATATAGATGGCTGAGCGCTCCTGGGCCGGGAACGAGCGGGCTCATGCCCCGCTCGTTTTTGACAAGAGCTTCCACCGCAAAAATGTCTTCATAAAAACCTATTTTCTTAAGCTTGTAGATCCTCTCCGGTAAAGCATTTGCAGTCCTGAAGGGGAGAGCGCCGACGGGAAGAAGTCCGATGCCCGTAGCGGAGTGGACAAGGTAAAGTTCATTGCGATTCGAGGCTCTTTGCTTAATCCAGTGCATGGACCAATGGTAACCATCGGCAATGGCAAGACGAGGCTCTTGGCGCATCCGGTAACAATGGGCAGGCGTGACAAATATGAGATACAAACCTGCCCCGATAATCAGCGAGTAAGTAGCTGACTTTCTTTTGAAGAGTCTATGCATGACCAGGGCGGTGCAAACGGCCATAATTAAGTGAAGGGGCAGCGAAAATCTTGAAGTGGCCGGGTCCGTCCATGCCCCCCAATGGTTGCACAGAGCCAGAAATGTATTGCTCAGTACGACTAAAAGAACGCTGAAAAAGGCAATCGTAGCTTTATCACCAGTGAAAGAATTCTTTCGGATTTGCGGCACGAGCCAGACGAGAAAGGCGAGTGTGCATGGTATACCGACTATTGATAAAAGGATGGAGTTCGTGTGGCTGCCACTCCAATCAAAAAGGTAGCTGCCAGCGTGGGATAGGTTTTGAGGGAAATGGGATAAACTAAAAAAATCTTCTTTGGAAGTGATGAAGAAAACAGGCTCATTCTGAAAAATTGCGAAGCTTGTTAATGGGGGGATCAGGAGTAGCGGACTAAAGACACTGAACCACGTAAGGTGAATTTCTTTTAGAAGATAGCATTTGAGCAGAAAAAGTCCGACAGGAACCAGTACGTACAGCAATGACTCATAGCGAATGTTAGCCAGTAAAACTGCCGTAATTAGCATCAGATTCAGCCCCTTCACTCCATCTTCTTGGCGAAAGTAAAGGTAGCTGGTTAGAGCCAGTCCGATTATAAAGCAAAGATTCAGCAGTTCGTAGCCGCCACCAGTCGCATTCTGCGCGAGAAGTGGTAATCCACCTAACAGAAGAACAGCTATACAACCGTATCGTTTATCAGTGAGAATAGTGACAACACTGTAAACCAGGGCAAGCAACAAGCCGGCAAGCAGAGCATTCAATAAAAAAGCGTTTTCGTAATCGTAGCCTAGAACATTATGAACAGTCGCAAGAATAAACGGGAAAAGCAGCGGGCGCTTATCGACATGCCCTATGCTGGCGACCGTCTCGCCGTCGTGAACATGGGAAGCTGCTTCTACATAGGCGAACTGATTTTCATACAGGTTCACCGCAGTCGAACTCAAAAGGTGTTCGTCGTAGAGGATCTTGTATTTCTGTTCATCCTGGTACTGGAGAAAAATTGTGACGAAGAGTACAATAAAGACGCCGATATAATTCTCGGAAAGTAGGCTTCGGATTTTTCGAAAAGAAAGGTGACGCGCCTCATGCCAGAGTTGCCAGAGAAAGAAGCAGCAGGTCACAAACATAAACCAGAACCCACATCTTTTAACCAATATTATCGCTTCTTCATCTGGCAAAAAAAATAGCGGTAAGGCGAGTGCCAGAGTTGAAGCGACTATCGCACAGATGACCTTCGGGAATGGGATGTCTTCTTTCAGAAACATGGCCGGTGACTGAAGCTTAGGGGCCGGCTGTTCGGGTGGGACGCAACAACGTTCATACTTGCGCCATCAGGAACGGAATTACCGAGAGCTTCTGCTGTTGTCGGGAGTCTTTTGCCATCCAAGTGAAAGAAACAATAGCCTAGATCGGTTAGGAGGCGATGGATGTTCGGGAAGCTTTTA encodes the following:
- a CDS encoding prephenate dehydrogenase, translated to MFDQITILGPGLLGASIGIAASERGLTNRIVSWSRRAETRGNCQAQSWCDEVFDTPEAACRGSQLVIICTPVQTIVPLLSKIAEDLAPEALVTDVGSTKSRICRDAMGVDLNGATFIGSHPMAGSEQTGLAHARGNLFDAAACIVTPLEDAPSGKVRQISTFWESLGMQVTHASPEHHDEIVAHISHLPHLLSSALCSFLASKDPTWKALAGGGLRDTTRIASGDPGLWRQILESNREEVIRAISGMEEELHQVKSALTNEDAATLNQRLERGKHYRDSLSS
- a CDS encoding SUMF1/EgtB/PvdO family nonheme iron enzyme, giving the protein MAIFKKKHRPRLPHESSPFKKFLLTFLVFALAVLVLGGAWFLSKMGPRDVDYREIAQTEEVPEDLLALKEESIELEAKFEEFMALREAEPQDIELIRKARDLQKAYLEGVGGVDADAARRLRDLTVRYENLAAADLQERSVQLETEAESLAQEKNYEAARTKYREAYALQDKINQDFPQSNAYNVGRATALERQASYLTAEPLLQNSLKLESEAEEFIAEENWEQAEEKLARAIAIQDQLNREFRGTNQASVARLERLRVKLVGIRSGQSHVEIEKLAALGDLRKSEGKNLEAAKLYLEAARLQRRLNEAFRDSPYASSELVAEYQRKAETAQSFKLGRAVERNHNRLKDLLSKRQTFEATEVIVELRQDIQQMREAYPRSSLNDEELELKVRYLNLVQSDLGFIQDRVYQALLPIPEEDEWRILKTEVPQALFSMIMGTNPSRNRGDVKPVDSVSWIEAKQFCERLSWIMGKPVRLPTENEFRAALGRLRYVVLEEHVWSLSNSNSTSQPIGTKEPFASGCHDLLGNVSEWLESVDRFETEDARHIGGHALDRLETIFTVPIREAPREERNRMTGFRVVMQVK
- a CDS encoding PIN/TRAM domain-containing protein, giving the protein MKKTLYILRAFFLIVSLLACILLHYVVEDWNLFLVISVGMSISVLVILIDLLLEGFSLRGLSAITFGLAIGALIAFLLSESPLFEPLEEDQDLAETLFLSRLALYVISMYLATVIALRGKDEFNLVIPYVRFSSENVETPLAVVDTSALIDGRIAAICESRWFGFALLIPRFVLDELQSVADSNDPTRKEKGRKGLDVLNRLRNMKHLDLRIYESDVPDRKAVDSKLVYLADTLKGKLLTTDYNLAKLAEFHHVDWLNITDLVKAVNQEVSIGSRLSVELVRAGKDANQAVGYLPDGSMLVVNDAKSHIGKEVRVEVDSVVPSSGGKMVFASLKSQI
- a CDS encoding type II secretion system protein; its protein translation is MNNKSKKGFTLVEIMIVVVIIGLLAAMAIPAFQKVRETSQKKTMVNNLRQLASGADQYFLENGVTTVSSASLVGSDQYVKSVDQVADETYTGTITTDLTQLEATGTDVSATISF
- a CDS encoding glycosyltransferase family 39 protein: MGFRAKLSAQVFSAILAIYLGFFAFEPSAAIQVIKHSGYWVLLATTLLGVHAGYRVYRESRFRVGLNSVRRQTVPLLVIIGLSLMSYLLQDDAYKVVLDEPVLAVTALQMHHEKEAMTATRGYHIGGTFNLLGGYVGKRPYFFSFVVSLLHDLTGYRANQTIVLNHLLTPVFLGLLYLISHRFAGRRGGYLALALSMTVPLIAINVNGGGFDLLNAVMILATLYVSMLYLQRPTEARFDLMIILAVLLAQTRYESGSYVLAIAGIIFLSWMRQRRMQLSWVSVLVPLLLVCVPLQQTVFDQYPDLWQIKNNAEAPFTLSIIPENLSQSLNFFFTLLPIQPGSPLLSIFFCAALLLAPVLTIMGRVKSFLSLNDAPAVLWFSFLIVFNFFLLMAYHWGQIDDIVATRLVLPFIAFQIIFVVLTIHIIPWRNIIYSVCITAVAVFFVLVTRPENARTDYLVRLAAQRNVEWVVEKVRERKGQGVLFITDKLPAALAEQESCLPQILAAKAKRQIDLHMQLRTFSEVIVFYRLVESELGRGDWKVETPIEKDFDIEVLEEVKLTDELYLRMGRVRGVTYRKGDRPAYDESVLSGINDTATEMEVFAKTLP
- a CDS encoding glycosyltransferase family 39 protein, which codes for MFLKEDIPFPKVICAIVASTLALALPLFFLPDEEAIILVKRCGFWFMFVTCCFFLWQLWHEARHLSFRKIRSLLSENYIGVFIVLFVTIFLQYQDEQKYKILYDEHLLSSTAVNLYENQFAYVEAASHVHDGETVASIGHVDKRPLLFPFILATVHNVLGYDYENAFLLNALLAGLLLALVYSVVTILTDKRYGCIAVLLLGGLPLLAQNATGGGYELLNLCFIIGLALTSYLYFRQEDGVKGLNLMLITAVLLANIRYESLLYVLVPVGLFLLKCYLLKEIHLTWFSVFSPLLLIPPLTSFAIFQNEPVFFITSKEDFFSLSHFPQNLSHAGSYLFDWSGSHTNSILLSIVGIPCTLAFLVWLVPQIRKNSFTGDKATIAFFSVLLVVLSNTFLALCNHWGAWTDPATSRFSLPLHLIMAVCTALVMHRLFKRKSATYSLIIGAGLYLIFVTPAHCYRMRQEPRLAIADGYHWSMHWIKQRASNRNELYLVHSATGIGLLPVGALPFRTANALPERIYKLKKIGFYEDIFAVEALVKNERGMSPLVPGPGALSHLYEVETIAQAQITKRLTYRISRVIGLNTHDGKLDDSYPETQTFDPVDNYDFYRQLPLSP